One Geitlerinema sp. PCC 9228 genomic window, CGAAATCGCCAGCAGTTCCTTATAAAACAGCCAAACAATTGCCAAAACCAACCCATCCACCGCCAGCATCAACCACAATTCTTGAGTGGGAACCGCCAAAATACTGCCAAACAAATAGCTTCTCAAAGTGGCTTTGTATCCCGGCGTTAAATCCACCAAAATAATCCCCACAGACATACCAATTGCCCACATCACCCCAATAATCGTATCCGTTCGTTGCTGGGTGTGGCGGTGAACCCATCCCATCGCCAAAGCTGCCAGCAAACTAAACGCGATCGCCCCGTAAACCGGATTGAAACGAAAAAAATAGCCCATCCCAATGCCGCCGTAGGCAGCATGGGCAATACCACCGCTAATAAAAACAATTCGGTTAAGCACCACAAACGTACCAATAATCCCGCAAGCAATACTCACCAAAATCCCTGCCAAAATGGCATTGCGCATGAAATCAAACTGTAGAGCTTCTAGCATAAACAACAATCGAAAATCTCAAAAAAACAACTAAGGATGTTCTGGATAAACCCGATGGGGAACACCGTGGGCAATTAAATCAATGGGGCATTGATAAGCTTCCTCCAACATTTCCGGTGTGAGCAATTTTTCCCCGTGGTAGTACAAATGTCGGTTGAGACAGCCAACACTCTTTACATGGGAAGCGATCGCGCCCATATCGTGGGAAACCATTAAAATCGTAATATTTTCGTTGAGTTTTTCCAGCAAATCGTAAATACTCGCACTCAATTGCGGGTCAATACTTGCCGTCGGTTCGTCTAACAGCAAAATTTCCGGTTCCGATGCCAGCGCCCTGGCAATATAGGTTCGCTGCTGCTGCCCTCCCGAAAGTTCGCCCATGGGGCGATCGCGCAAATGCCACATTTCCACCTGCTGCAATACTTGAGCTACCACTTCATCATCTTTAGCCGTATAACTTTTGAGCAACGGACGTTTCCCCAAACGCCCCATCCGTACCACTTCCCAAACATTAATGGGAAAATCGCGATCGAATTTTGCCAGTTGGGGAACGTAACCAATATATCGCCTACCCCGTCGAATATTTTTATCAAGAATTTTCACGCGACCGGAAACTGGCTTTGCCAATCCCAACAGAACTTTAAACAAAGTCGTTTTGCCGCCCCCATTGGGACCAATCAAACCGATAAAATCTCGTTCTTTCACCGACAGATGAATATTCTCTAAAACCAAATGTCGGTTGTATCGTACCGACAAACCTTGAATAGAAATCACTTCTTTAGATTGCGTGGCATTCATAGACAGAGACTCAATCGCTGTATTTTGCATAGATAAAAACAAAACCAATAATTGAACTTGATACGAAATCCGCTTCTCTAAAATGCAACTCGGCTAGAACTCAAATCCGAAACCCCCTTAAAAAGACAGCGCCGAGCCTGCCAAAGGGGGTATAAGAAAATCACAGCTAGCTTATTTCAAAACTTCAGCAAAAGTATCTGCTGCTTTCCGTAAATTTTCCGACCAATTGGGAGCTAAAGGATCGAGAGAAACCACTTGACCGTTAATTTCTTGAGCAATAGTTTGGGCATCTTTGGTGTTAAATTGCGGCTGCGCAAAAACCACCTTAATATTTTCCTGTTTTGCCGTTTTCACCAAGGCAGCCATTTCGGAAGCACTAGGTTCTTGACCGCCCACTTCAATAGGAATCATTTCCAAATTGTAATCGGCGGCAAAATATCCCCATGAAGGATGAAAAACCATAAATTTGCGGTTTTCCAAACCCGATAATTTCTCTTGAATGTACCCATCCAGTTCTTCGATATCAGCTAAAAATTCATCTAGATTTTCTTTGTAGGTATTGCGATTTTCTGGGTTCATCTTAGCTAGGGTTTCGTAAATGGTTTGGGCTTGCACTTTGACCCGTTGCGGCGAAAGCCAGATATGGGGGTCGGGATTTTCCATGCTTTCAGCGCCGCCGTTGTTGGTATGATGGTGGTGTCCGTTGTGATGATGGTGGGCATTCATAGGTCGCAAGTCGATTCCTTGACGCGTATCGACTACGGACATGTCGGTGTTGGCAGCGGTCATTTTCTCCATCCACGCATTTTCAAAGGGAACGCCAATGCGAAAGTAGACGGCGGCTTGACTGAGACTTTGTAGCTGATTGGGTTTGGGTTCGTAGGTGGCAGGGCTGGCGTCTGGGGGAACCATGACGGTAACGTTGGTTGTGTCGCCGCCGATACGTTTGACGAAGTATTTTTGCGGGAGGATGCTAACTGCTATTTGCATGGTGTCGGTAACGGATGGTTCGCTTTCTGCTGCTGGTTGGGCGGTCTCGGAAGTGGTTGTAGCGTCGTTGGCAACGTTGGAGTTGGAACCACATCCGGCTATTCCCATTAAAGATATGCTTCCCAGAAGCACTGAAAGGAAGGTGGGAAATAGTGGCAATTTCATATCGTGACCTCTAGGCAGCTCGTGTCGTGATAATGATTATCATTTTTATTCTATGCCTGCCTAGGGGAAATTTGCAATAGGGTAGCTGTGGCTTTTTCGTCTTGGTGGTTGCGTCTCCTGGGATTTTCCTGGTTTGGGAGAATTGCGATCGCGATGATTATAAGAAATATTTCGGTTAGCTATACACTTGGCGGTAATAGGCTTGGTATTGTTCGCCTAACAGGGGTTCCCACCAGCTACGATTGGCGAGGTACCACTGTACGGTTTGACGCAAGCCTTCTTCGATGGTGACGGAGGGAGACCAACCGAGTTGAGTTTGAATTTTGCTGGCATCGATCGCATAGCGGCGGTCGTGACCGGGTCGATCTTTGACAAAAGTAATCAAGCGATCGCTAGGATATACGGGTAAATTGGGAGCTAGTTCGTCCATCAATTTACATAAAATACGCACCAAATCGATATTTTTTACCTCATTGTTGCCACCGATGTTATAGGTTTCTCCCGGCGGCGATTGGTGAATGACGCCATCCAACGCCCGACAGTGGTCAATGGCATACAGCCAATCGCGTATATTTTGCCCGTCGCCGTAAACTGGTAAGGATTGCCCCAATAGAATGTTAATACACATCAGGGGAATTAATTTTTCGGGAAACTGATAGGGGCCGTAATTGTTGGAACAGTTGGTAATAATTGTGGGAACTTGATAAGTAGCGTAGTAGGCACGCACCAAATGGTCGCTACCAGCTTTGGAAGCGGAATAGGGGCTGTTGGGGGCATAGGGTGTGGTTTCGCAAAAAGCCGGATCGTCACCACTCAAACTACCGTATACTTCATCGGTAGATACATGAACGAAGATGGGATGGTCTTGGGAGGGATGGTGATGGCGAAATGCTTCTAGCAGGGCAAACGTGCCCACAATATTGGTTTGAATAAACGCATCGGGGGCTAAAATCGAACGATCGACGTGGGATTCGGCAGCAAAATGAACGATGGTATCGATCGCTTCTGCTGCCAGCAGGTTGTCGATGAGGGAGCGATCGCAAATATCCCCTTTGACGAAGCGAAACTGGGGATGGGAGGTTAAATCGGCAAGGTTCTGCCAGTTTCCCGCGTAGGTGAGGGCATCGACCACTACCACCCGGTCTTGGGGATAGTGGTGGCACCAATAACGCACAAAATTGGAACCAATAAATCCTGCCCCGCCAGTCACCAACAAGCGGCGAGGCGAAGAACGTATGAATTGTACTGTGCTGCTATCTACCATGAAAAAAAAAGACGCTCAAACAATGCTCATCTATCCACAATACAGCCAATTTTAGCGGGTGTTCCTACAAGAGTTCGGAAAAATTTTTTATCGGCTGAAGATGTTGTTGTGTGAGGAGTGTGCTTGTGGGTTCTGCCAAAATTGTCACCTTAGCCCAACAGGGAAACGAAAAAGCGATCGCCCTGTTAATTGCCCAATCTTTGCAAGCTTGGGGGATCCAGGTCGCTGTGAAACGCCGGGGAAACTGCTTGTACGTATTTTTAGTTTCTACAAACCCCCCACCGCAGTCTCCTTGCTTGCAGGTTTTGGATCGCGGGTTCCATCGCTTGGGCATTATGTTTCCCGCCACTATTGAAGTGTACGGCTGCCAGCACGGCATGCAATCGCATGTATGGCAGCATCGCTTTCAAGTCAACGTTTCCTCACAGCCAACCCCGAAGCCAAACCACGTTCCTGTTGCCCCATCCCCACCTATCTTCAAGAAAAAAGCCAAACAGATAGGGTTGATTGCCGGCATGATGGGATTGTTGGTGGGCACCGTTTGGCAAAGCGGCAACGACCCCGTGCGTTTCTTGCATGGGGGGATGGAAACTCTTGTTACCTACTGGCGATCGCAAATTTGGCCGGAAATGGCGTCTCGGCTGCGGTATGGTAGCAACCATCTAGCCGTTACCCTCAATCTACAAGAACCGCCGCGACTAGCTACGTTGCCTTCCTGGGAATCCCTGGAACTGGAAAATCAATTTCGCCGCTATTTGGATACTGTCAACCAAGCCCAACCAGAAATTACCATTTCCATTAAAGCGGTGGGAGATATTATTCCCAGCCAAAGTTTTGGATCCAATCGTCTGCCACCGAACCCCTCTACTTTACTGCAATCGGTACAGCCGCTGCTGCAGGATGCCGATTTGGTATTTGGCAACTTTGAAAGTACCTTGACCAACCATTCCATCGCGGCAAAAAATGTTGCCAGCCCTCGTGTTTTTGCTTTTCGCACGCCACCAGGATACGCGCGGGAGTTGCAGGCGGCGGGGTTTGATGTTCTTAATATTGCCAACAACCATTCCTTTGATTTTGGAGAAAAAGGGTTTCAAGACACTATTCATTACATTCAAAAGGCAAAAATGCGAGCTGTGGGGCAGAAAAACCGCAGTGTTTTTGTGGAGGTGAAAGGATTCACCATTGCTTGGATCGGGTTTAGCTATTTCGACCAACACAATAGTATTCGTAAATTAGATGCTGCGAGGGTGTCAATCCAAAAAGCAGATGCCCATGCTGATATTGTTATTGTTTCCGTTCACGCTGGTGCCGAAGGAACGGGGGCTTTGCGGGTTCGCGATCGCACGGAATATTTCTTTGGTGAGAACCGCGGCAATATGGTGGCTTTTTCCAGAGCTGCCATTGAAGCGGGAGCTGACTTAATTTTGGGACACGGTCCCCACGTACCGCGTGCTTTGGAACTCTACCAAGGACGCCTAGTTGCCTATTCTTTGGGTAATTTTCTGGGCTATCAGACCCTTCCCACCAAAGCCCAGTTGGGAGATTCTTTGGTTTTAGAAGTCAAGCTTGACCCCAACGGCGAATTTCAGGCAGGAAAAATATTACCGGTTCGTTTGGATGCTCGCGGCATTCCCCATCCTGACCCCAAATCCCGCAGCGTACGCTTAATCCGCCAGCTCACCCAACAGGATTTTCCCCATACGCCTGTCAAAATTGACGCACAAGGGGTTATCCACGCGCGCAAGTAGGCGAATTTCCTATGGACAGTTTCATCGCTTTCCATAGGGCTTGACTGTCAGCCAATTGGTTTTGGCCATGGCAATTTGCTCTTCTGTCACGTTCGCACCAGAAAGATCGGCACCGCACAGGTTTGCATCCCGTAGGTTGGCATAGCGCATGTAAGCATCCGTTAACGTAGCACCACGCAAGTCAGCACCGGCCAGATTGGCATACCCCAAGTAAGACTCGGTGAGATTGGCATTGCGCATTTTGGCTTTGTTCAGGCGGGCGCGGCTGAAGTTGCTTCTGGATAGATCGGCACCTTGTAAATTGGCTTGAATGAGCTTGGACTGGTGAAACAGGGCGCTGGAAAGATTGGCTTTGGCCAGATTGACGCCGCTGAGGTCGAGGGAAACAAAATCGCGCTTTCCTTGGCGATAGGCAGTGCGCAGGGTATGCGCATCCATTCTTTTCAGGGCGCTGGTCGGCGGATTGGTGCGACCGGTGCGTTGGGGCTGGGTGGCTGGCGGCTGCGATTGGGAAGGGGAGCGGGTAATTTTCGAGTGGTTGCGGCGATCGCCTGTTTGGTGGCCATCGCTGCGATCGCGGCGCGCGCGAATGGATTGGGCTTGCCGTTCTACCTGGGACATGTGGGTCTGTTCGGGGGCAATATACGTTTCCTCCCGGGCAGAAGGAGGGCGAATATTGGTAACCAAACCTTGACTCAAGTCATCGTCGTTTTGATTGTCGTTTTTGCCTTGGGGAGGTGGTGGCGGTGCCTGCCGTGGCGGTTGCTGAAGGGCTTGCAAAACTTGTTCGGCACTTTGGAAGCGATCGCGTACCGAAATTTCCAGCATTTTCGCCAGCACGTTTTCCAAGTGGGGGCTAACGGAAACTTTGTCTTTCCAATGAATTTCTCCGGTATTGGGGTCGTATCCCAGTTTTTTGGGCGACTGGCCGGTGAGCAAAAACAGACAAGTCACGCCCAAAGCATAAAGATCGCTGCCATATACCGGACGCAGAGCCATTTGTTCCGGCGGTGCAAATCCCGGCGTACCGATGGCAAAGGAAGTGAAAGCACTTTGTTCCCCTGCAGCAATTGCCGTTTGGGTAACCCGGTCTTTCACTGCCCCAAAATCAATGAGTACCAAACGATTGTCAATCTGGCGGCGGAGGATATTGGCTGGTTTGATATCCCGGTGAATGACTTCTTGGCCGTGCAGGTATTTTAATAAAGGCAGCAGCTCGTACAAAACCTGCTTGACCTTTTCCTCGCTAAAGACCCCTTCCCGTTTGACTTCTTGCTTTAATGTAGCCCCTTCAACGTATTCCTGTACTAGATAAAAATGAGTATTTTCTTCAAAATAATCCAACAATCGCGGCACCTGTGGGTGGTCGCCCACTTTCCCTAGGGTGGTGGCCTCCCGAAAGAACAACTCCCTCGCCATATCCATAACCTGCGTGGAAGTAGCTGCCGGGCGTAGCTGTTTGAGAACGCAAATGGGATTGCCCGGCAGTCCGCGATCGCGGCCGAGAAACGTAGCCCCAAATCCCCCTTGACCCAGAGCTTGCAAAACTCGATAGCGCCCGTTGAGGGTTAGTTTGCCCCCGCAGGCACGACAAGTCTTGGCATCCTCCGGATTTTCCGGTGCCGAACAAATCGGATTGACGCAATAGCTCATTCAACTCACCAGCCTATCATGTATAAAAAGTGTCTTTAGAGCCGCAATAGAAAATTGCTCGTCGCTCGGGAGATTTTCTCCATAATGCCATAAAGGCCACCACGACCCGATAACGAGGATTCTTCAACGATTGTACTTCTCTATAAGAATTCCCATGAAAACGAAACAACTACAGCATTGTGGCATAGTTTCCCCACCTAGTTTGTGGTTCTGTATATTTCTATCCCTTGGCTATAGGGGGCTATGCGCTCAGCCGTATATGGGTGGCAAAACATTTCCATTCTATCCCCTTTCCCCACAAATTTGGCCGGTTGGCAGAATTCATTCCCTCGCGATCGCCGTCAAAAAAAACCAGGCGCGGTACAATATTCAGGCTAACGTCAGTGCTGCCGTAAGATGCGTATATCTCTGAAATGGTTGCAGGAGCTGGTGGACATCAATATGTCCCCCCAAGAGCTAGCCGAAACCTTGACCATGTCGGGATTTGAGGTCGAGGAAATTGAAGACCGCCGCCAGTGGGCGGAGGGTGTGGTGGTCGGTCGAGTCACCGATTGCCAATCCCATCCCAACGCCGATAAATTGAGCGTCTGCCAAGTCGATATTGGCACCGACAGTCCTTCCACCATTGTGTGCGGTGCTGCCAACGTCCGTACAGGGGCATACGTTCTGGTGGCCCAAGTCGGCACCTATCTTCCCATTGTCGATTTAACCATTAAGCCCAGAAAAATGCGGGGCGTGGCTTCAGAAGGGATGATTTGTTCCCTAGCCGAATTGGGTTTGGAAAAAGAATCTCCAGGAATTTATATTTTTGACGAAAGCAAATCGCTCCAAGTGGGCAGCGATGCTCGTCCGTGGTTGGGATTGGACGATGTGATTTTAGATGTCACCTCCACCGCCAACCGCGCTGATGCCCTGAGCATGGTGGGCATTGCTAGGGAAATTGCTGCCATTACCGGTACATCCCTGCGTTTGCCCGAGGCACCAGTTCCAGACACCCAAACCAATCCGGCCCTAGGGATTTCGGTGGAAACCGCCCCAGCTTGCCCGGCGTATATCGGTACCCTGATTGAAGGGGTACAAGTGGGTCCTTCCCCCGATTGGTTGCAACAACGCCTGCACGCTGCCGGCATGCGACCGATTAACAATATTGTTGATATTACCAACTACGTGCTGTGGGAGTGGGGGCAGCCCCTACATGCCTTCGATCGCGATCGCTTGCAGCAAGAAACCGGCAGCCAAACCCTCACCATCGGCGTTCGCTACGCCCGGGAAGGGGAATCCCTGCGCACCCTCGATGGCGAAGAACGTGCCCTCAGCAGCCAGAACTTAGCCATTGTCGCCAACGACCAACCCGTGGCCTTGGCTGGGGTGATGGGGGGCGAAACCACGGAAGTCAGCGACAGCACCACCCATGTTTTTCTAGAAGCCGCTTTGTTCGATGCTGTCACCGTACGACGTTCGGCGAGAGCGGCCGGATTGCGTACGGAAGCTTCCACGCGCTACGAACGGGGCGTCAACCAGGCGGAATTGGACCATGCCTGCCAGCGTGCTTTGGCCCTGATGGTAGAGTTGGCTGGGGGTCGCGTCACCGTGCAAGACCGCGCCGATAGCCGCGGTAGCGTTGCCCACATGACCCATACCATTCCCCTGCGTCTTTCGCGGGTGCGGGATCTGCTGGGTTGCGTACGCCAGGAAGATGGTGAAGTTACGGAGTTGAGTCGCCAAGAAATCGAACGGTCTTTGGTGGCTTTGGGATGCGATGCGATCGCGCAAGGCGACACCTGGCAAGTTACGGTTCCTCCCTATCGCGCCCGGGATTTGGAGCGGGAAGTGGACCTGATTGAAGAAGTGGCACGCATGGTGGGCTACGACCGCTTGGTGGCGTCTTTACCAAAAACAGCCATGGCGGGGGATTTGGGTGCCGAACAGCAGCTCACCCGGCAGATGCGTGCGGCTTTTCGTGCTGCCGGTTTGACGGAGCTGATCCATTATTCGTTGGTGAAACCAGACCATCAAAACCGCGTGGAAATTGCCAATCCCCTGCTGGCAGAGTATTCGGCTTTGCGCGCGGAAATGCTGCCGGCGTTAGTGGATGCGTTCCAATACAACTGGGAACGGGGCAACCGCGCTTTGCATGGATTTGAACTTGGCCGGATTTTTTACCAGCAAGGGGACCAGTTGCAGGAGAAAAATGCGATCGCTGGGGTGATGGGAGGTGACCCGACCCAAGGACGTTGGAT contains:
- a CDS encoding metal ABC transporter permease, with amino-acid sequence MLEALQFDFMRNAILAGILVSIACGIIGTFVVLNRIVFISGGIAHAAYGGIGMGYFFRFNPVYGAIAFSLLAALAMGWVHRHTQQRTDTIIGVMWAIGMSVGIILVDLTPGYKATLRSYLFGSILAVPTQELWLMLAVDGLVLAIVWLFYKELLAISFDETFAIIRNVPVDGIYLLLMSAIALTVVMMMRVVGLIMVIALLTMPAAIGNQWVKEMKTMMVVASGLGIVFTVTGLWLSYAFDLTSGATIILVAGGGYTLSLAIKSLYRQSHRRLSQEASQQAHR
- a CDS encoding metal ABC transporter ATP-binding protein; translated protein: MNATQSKEVISIQGLSVRYNRHLVLENIHLSVKERDFIGLIGPNGGGKTTLFKVLLGLAKPVSGRVKILDKNIRRGRRYIGYVPQLAKFDRDFPINVWEVVRMGRLGKRPLLKSYTAKDDEVVAQVLQQVEMWHLRDRPMGELSGGQQQRTYIARALASEPEILLLDEPTASIDPQLSASIYDLLEKLNENITILMVSHDMGAIASHVKSVGCLNRHLYYHGEKLLTPEMLEEAYQCPIDLIAHGVPHRVYPEHP
- a CDS encoding zinc ABC transporter substrate-binding protein, with the protein product MKLPLFPTFLSVLLGSISLMGIAGCGSNSNVANDATTTSETAQPAAESEPSVTDTMQIAVSILPQKYFVKRIGGDTTNVTVMVPPDASPATYEPKPNQLQSLSQAAVYFRIGVPFENAWMEKMTAANTDMSVVDTRQGIDLRPMNAHHHHNGHHHHTNNGGAESMENPDPHIWLSPQRVKVQAQTIYETLAKMNPENRNTYKENLDEFLADIEELDGYIQEKLSGLENRKFMVFHPSWGYFAADYNLEMIPIEVGGQEPSASEMAALVKTAKQENIKVVFAQPQFNTKDAQTIAQEINGQVVSLDPLAPNWSENLRKAADTFAEVLK
- the rfbB gene encoding dTDP-glucose 4,6-dehydratase, giving the protein MVDSSTVQFIRSSPRRLLVTGGAGFIGSNFVRYWCHHYPQDRVVVVDALTYAGNWQNLADLTSHPQFRFVKGDICDRSLIDNLLAAEAIDTIVHFAAESHVDRSILAPDAFIQTNIVGTFALLEAFRHHHPSQDHPIFVHVSTDEVYGSLSGDDPAFCETTPYAPNSPYSASKAGSDHLVRAYYATYQVPTIITNCSNNYGPYQFPEKLIPLMCINILLGQSLPVYGDGQNIRDWLYAIDHCRALDGVIHQSPPGETYNIGGNNEVKNIDLVRILCKLMDELAPNLPVYPSDRLITFVKDRPGHDRRYAIDASKIQTQLGWSPSVTIEEGLRQTVQWYLANRSWWEPLLGEQYQAYYRQVYS
- a CDS encoding CapA family protein; protein product: MGSAKIVTLAQQGNEKAIALLIAQSLQAWGIQVAVKRRGNCLYVFLVSTNPPPQSPCLQVLDRGFHRLGIMFPATIEVYGCQHGMQSHVWQHRFQVNVSSQPTPKPNHVPVAPSPPIFKKKAKQIGLIAGMMGLLVGTVWQSGNDPVRFLHGGMETLVTYWRSQIWPEMASRLRYGSNHLAVTLNLQEPPRLATLPSWESLELENQFRRYLDTVNQAQPEITISIKAVGDIIPSQSFGSNRLPPNPSTLLQSVQPLLQDADLVFGNFESTLTNHSIAAKNVASPRVFAFRTPPGYARELQAAGFDVLNIANNHSFDFGEKGFQDTIHYIQKAKMRAVGQKNRSVFVEVKGFTIAWIGFSYFDQHNSIRKLDAARVSIQKADAHADIVIVSVHAGAEGTGALRVRDRTEYFFGENRGNMVAFSRAAIEAGADLILGHGPHVPRALELYQGRLVAYSLGNFLGYQTLPTKAQLGDSLVLEVKLDPNGEFQAGKILPVRLDARGIPHPDPKSRSVRLIRQLTQQDFPHTPVKIDAQGVIHARK
- a CDS encoding serine/threonine-protein kinase, coding for MSYCVNPICSAPENPEDAKTCRACGGKLTLNGRYRVLQALGQGGFGATFLGRDRGLPGNPICVLKQLRPAATSTQVMDMARELFFREATTLGKVGDHPQVPRLLDYFEENTHFYLVQEYVEGATLKQEVKREGVFSEEKVKQVLYELLPLLKYLHGQEVIHRDIKPANILRRQIDNRLVLIDFGAVKDRVTQTAIAAGEQSAFTSFAIGTPGFAPPEQMALRPVYGSDLYALGVTCLFLLTGQSPKKLGYDPNTGEIHWKDKVSVSPHLENVLAKMLEISVRDRFQSAEQVLQALQQPPRQAPPPPPQGKNDNQNDDDLSQGLVTNIRPPSAREETYIAPEQTHMSQVERQAQSIRARRDRSDGHQTGDRRNHSKITRSPSQSQPPATQPQRTGRTNPPTSALKRMDAHTLRTAYRQGKRDFVSLDLSGVNLAKANLSSALFHQSKLIQANLQGADLSRSNFSRARLNKAKMRNANLTESYLGYANLAGADLRGATLTDAYMRYANLRDANLCGADLSGANVTEEQIAMAKTNWLTVKPYGKR
- the pheT gene encoding phenylalanine--tRNA ligase subunit beta, translated to MRISLKWLQELVDINMSPQELAETLTMSGFEVEEIEDRRQWAEGVVVGRVTDCQSHPNADKLSVCQVDIGTDSPSTIVCGAANVRTGAYVLVAQVGTYLPIVDLTIKPRKMRGVASEGMICSLAELGLEKESPGIYIFDESKSLQVGSDARPWLGLDDVILDVTSTANRADALSMVGIAREIAAITGTSLRLPEAPVPDTQTNPALGISVETAPACPAYIGTLIEGVQVGPSPDWLQQRLHAAGMRPINNIVDITNYVLWEWGQPLHAFDRDRLQQETGSQTLTIGVRYAREGESLRTLDGEERALSSQNLAIVANDQPVALAGVMGGETTEVSDSTTHVFLEAALFDAVTVRRSARAAGLRTEASTRYERGVNQAELDHACQRALALMVELAGGRVTVQDRADSRGSVAHMTHTIPLRLSRVRDLLGCVRQEDGEVTELSRQEIERSLVALGCDAIAQGDTWQVTVPPYRARDLEREVDLIEEVARMVGYDRLVASLPKTAMAGDLGAEQQLTRQMRAAFRAAGLTELIHYSLVKPDHQNRVEIANPLLAEYSALRAEMLPALVDAFQYNWERGNRALHGFELGRIFYQQGDQLQEKNAIAGVMGGDPTQGRWIRSGQEQPLGWYEAKGILENACQRLGISWDYRPYDGSGYQVSLHPGRTASLHLRGQQAGVFGQLHPTLLAERGLTVPVYVFQLDGDVLLAALGADKHYAQRINRFEAYGTFPATERDLAFFVPVNVSVASLVQTMRKAGGKLLASVELFDEYRGENVPEGERSLAFRLLYRASDRTLTDEEVDPVQQKIRDRLTSQFGVTLRS